A region of the Flavobacteriaceae bacterium MAR_2010_188 genome:
CGACCCTAGATTCATTATTTGCAAGCATAAAACCTTCAGATTTACGCCTGTACCCGCGGCTTAGGATTGCAACCTTATATGTTGGTTGTAAAAGTTCTATCAAATATTCTACCATTGGAGTTTTTCCTGTACCACCGGTACTTAGATTCCCAACACAGATTATTGGGATAGAATATTCCTTTGAGGACATTATGCCATAATCGAACAGACGATTTCTTACCCATGTAGCCATCCAATAGAATGGTACAATTGGCACGAGTATGTTTCTCAAAAATTTCATAGAACGAAAGTAAAAAATTTATCTTTGTTAAATTCACGGCCATCGCCACAGAAATAATAACTAATACACCCTTTCATGAAAATTTCCGAAGTCATCGCTTTACTTGAAGAATTGGCTCCCTTAAAATACGCCGAAGATTTTGATAATGTTGGTCTTTTGGTTGGCGATAAGAATTTGAATCTTAAGGGAATATTAGTGACCTTAGACACTTTGGAATCGGTTATTGATGAAGCTATTGAAAAAGACTGTAACCTAATTGTTAGCTTCCACCCTATTATTTTTAAAGGTCTTAAAAAGTTGAATGGCAGCGATTATGTAGAACGGACCTTACTAAAGGCCATAAAAAATGACATTTCAATTTATGCCATTCATACGGCCCTAGATAATTCTAAAATAGGAGTCAATAATATTATCTGCGAACGATTAGGCCTAACTGACCTGGAAATACTATTACCAAAGAGCGGAACCATAAAGAAACTTACAACCTATGTGCCGGCGAAAAACGCCGAAAACGTAAAACAAGAATTGTTTAAAGTAGGCGCTGGCAGTCTTGGTAATTATGAGCATTGCAGTTTTACAACGGAGGGAAAAAGCAGCTTTAGGGGGAATGATGATTCTAACCCAACTGTTGGCAACAAACATGAATATAGGGAGGAAAATGAAACTCTGCTCGCAATTAGCTATCCATCTCATCTGGAAGGACTCATTATTAAAACGCTAAATCAACATCATCCTTATGAAGAAGTTGCGTTTGAGATATTGACCTTAGAGAA
Encoded here:
- a CDS encoding dinuclear metal center protein, YbgI/SA1388 family, which gives rise to MKISEVIALLEELAPLKYAEDFDNVGLLVGDKNLNLKGILVTLDTLESVIDEAIEKDCNLIVSFHPIIFKGLKKLNGSDYVERTLLKAIKNDISIYAIHTALDNSKIGVNNIICERLGLTDLEILLPKSGTIKKLTTYVPAKNAENVKQELFKVGAGSLGNYEHCSFTTEGKSSFRGNDDSNPTVGNKHEYREENETLLAISYPSHLEGLIIKTLNQHHPYEEVAFEILTLENQNQNIGMGMVGNLENEMEPVDFLNEVKTRFNLKFLRHSELVFTKIKRVAVLGGSGSFAISAAKKAKAEVFLTAELKYHDFFSAENQIILADIGHYESEQFTKTFLSDYLSKKITNFAVVLSTTDTNPVKYL